DNA sequence from the Callospermophilus lateralis isolate mCalLat2 chromosome 2, mCalLat2.hap1, whole genome shotgun sequence genome:
TTGAAGCCTTAACACCCCTTCGTATCCCTGTCCTGAGTGTGAGCACGTTAATAATCACCTCCCCAAACACTACAGAATAAAATCTCCAAGTGCAGAAAAGGAAACTATGGCTTGGAGATAGCAGGGGGCTATTCCAAGACCTAGGCCTCATCATATTCTCCTGGGTCTCTGTGGCCCCCAGGCAGCTGAGCAGATCCAAGACACCTGCCACTGAACTCCAAGTGTATTGTCATGCACATTGCCTGGGTGCTtgctaaattaatattttttacgAGTCTCAATTACTTTTTGAGTAGCATAGTAATATTGCATTGTGTGCATATTAAAAGGGTTACCTTATAGAGAGCAAACATAAAGTAAACTATGAATCTTATTGGAACCCTCAGTTGGGTGTTTTACATACCAGTAACCTCAAAACTGGAAATGACCTGGCTTTTCACCTCTGGCAGGCTCCAGGCCCCAACGCACAGGCATAGGGGGAGGTGGGAGGAGCCGAGGTTCAGGGGCACAGGGGCAGGCAGGAAGAGCCTCAGAGAGGAAGGGGTGACCCCCCCATACACACTTGGGAGGGGCCCCCCAACCGCTCACTGAAGCTGAGTCTGAGGAGGAAGTGAGAGGAGGAGGTGAAGTAGAGCAGGAAGGTGAGCTGAACTGGTGGGGACAGGCTGGGCCTGGGGCCTGGTCTCTATGGAGGCCTGGCCTTTATGTCTCCTCGGGGACTAGCCCACTCCCCAGTAAAAGAGGGCACATAGGGGGCTTGTTCGAATATTGTGAAATCTCCCTCTGAGGCCGGGCAGTGGTTGACTGGGAACCCAGGCCCCAGGTTGGCCAGGAGCAGCCCCTCACATTGATTCTCCCCAGGTCTTTCAGCCAGTGGCATTTTGGGGTCTAAGGCGCCATGGCCCAGGCCCTGGGGGAGGACCTAGTGCAGTCTTCTGAGCTGCAGGATGATTCCAGCTCTTTGGGGTCTGACTCAGAACTGAGTGGGCCTGGCCCCTATCGTCAGGCTGACCGCTATGGCTTCATTGGGGGAAGCTCAGCAGAGCCAGGGTAAGTCGGGCAGGGTGCAGGGACCGAGGATGGGGGGTGAGGGCTGAATTCTGGAGTGAGACTCAACCTCAAGGATCTGGGGAGGGTCTGGTAGCTGGACTGGACAGAGACTCAGCCAGTATCATCCCTCCTCAGCTCTAGGAGTAATCCTAAAGTGGGAAGGGTAGGTTCCTGTATGTCTCTTTTACCTCAGCTTCTAAGGACTTATACCCATCCCTGGGGGTGAACATCTTTCCCTTTTTAATCTCTGGCTCAGGAATCTCAGATCCAAGTCACAGAACCTACAGCTCTTCTCCCCTGCCCAATGtgcagacaggaaaacagtccagaGAAAGACAGAAATTTGTCTTAGGTCACATAACGGGTCCAAGACAGAAGTAGACTCAAACTTGGACCCTGGCTTCTAGTCCAGGGCTCTGTCCAGCCAGCTTTCCATGTGAATTGTCTGTGTTCCTGACCTGGGTGACAGTCACCTAGCTCCTCCCCAGCCCATAGTTacaccctttaatttttttcctgtttctgcCCACATCAGAGCTCTatcctttcctatccccatgactATCATTGACAGCTTCTGGGTCACAGGTCACCCTCTAGGACTCCCTAGAGAGCCCCAGTGCCAGGAACTAGGTTTACCTGAGTTATCTGGAGGGGGAAGGTGTGGGCTCTGAGGAACAGCTACCAGCACCTGGATACATGTGCTGTGGGTTCCCAGGCCAGGTCACCCCGCTGCAGACCTTATCCGCCAAAGAGAGATGAAATGGGTAGAGATGACCTCACACTGGGAGAAGACCATGTCCCGACGGTACAAGAAGGTGAGAGAAGAGTGACCCATCAGGCCCCCTTGcctccttcctctctgcctcaCCCATTGCCTTAATAAAATCTGCCCATGCTGTGACCCAGCACTTCCTACCTTTGCCCCCTCCCCCTCAGGTGGCCCCCTGGCCTATGGGAGTGTGCCAGGGACCTGTCAACAGCAGCATGTAAGGTCAGCCTAATGAAGCCCCTCTGCCTGGCCCACAGGTAAAGATGCAGTGCCGGAAGGGCATCCCTTCAGCTCTGCGGGCCCGGTGCTGGCCTCTGCTGTGTGGGGCTCAGGTGTGTCAGAAGAACAGCCCTGGCACCTATCAGGTAAGGGAATTACCTCCCCTTCCCAGAGCTCCGTGTTACCCTAGATCCTTGTACCCACCTTCCTGTCCACCTGCAGGAGCTGGCAGAAGCCCCTGGAGACCCACAGTGGATGGAGACCATTGGCAGAGACCTACACCGTCAGTTCCCTCTACATGAGATGTTTGTGTCACCCCAGGGTCATGGGTACGAGGCCAGCAATACCCAGAGACCCCATTCCCCACTGTAGCTTTACATCCTTTCATCTCAGGGGACCCAACAAGGCCCAGGGAGGTTGTAGCCTGGGTAGAGGCCACAGAGGGTGGGAGGGGGTATCTGGGGACCTAGCCCCTGATGGGGTCTTCTGGCACAGGCAGCAGGGGCTCCTGCAGGTTCTCAAGGCCTACACCCTGTATAGACCGGAGCAGGGCTATTGCCAGGCCCAGGGCCCtgtggcggctgtgctgctcatgTACCTGCCTCCGGAGGTAAGTGAGCTCAACCCTGCCTGGAGACCCCCACCCTTGATCCCTAGTGATCTGGGTCCCCATCAATTGATCCTGAGCTCTGGACCTATGACCTCCAATCTCGGTAACTCTAGCCTCGGGATCCTTTACTCTCAGACCTTGTCTGGAGACTCAGGGCCTCATGGCCTCCAACCTCACTTAGTGATCTTGAAGCCTAATGACCTTGACTCCAGGAACACAGACCCCTTGACCCCGTCCCTTATCCAAGTGATCTAGGAGTCTGGACATTTTCACCTTAATTTTTTTGCCTCTTGATTCTGAATCCTGTGATCATGGACTCTGTTGCCAATGATCCTAGGAATCCAGGACTTGAACTTTATGACCCTCTCAACCCTTGCCCTGGCTCTGTGACCCTCAAGTCCAGCACCCTGAGCCCTGTAACATCCAACCCCTAAGCCCATCTGTTGGCCTTGTCTTGGGAAGAGGGGGGCTTCTGGTAAGAGCCACCAGGACCCTGAGCAGAGCAGGAGTTGCCCTGAGTCCAggctcctgacagtgctcctgcaCCCACTTCCCTGTCCTGCCTCCCAGTATGGCCCTTGCTCAATGGGCACTCACAGGCCTGTGCCCTACCCATAGGAGGCCTTCTGGTGCTTGGTGCAGATCTGCGAGGTCTACCTTCCTGGCTACTATGGGCCCCACATGGTGAGAGGCTGGGATGGGGCAGGAGGTGAAGGGTGGGGGGTGCAGAAACCTGGGCTCAGGGAGTAGAGGTGTTGGGCGGCTCTGGCCAGCTGAGTTGATGGACGTGGTCACAGGAGGCTGTGCGTCTGGATGCGGAGGTCTTCATGGCCCTGCTACGGCGGCTGCTCCCACGTGTGCACAAGCACCTGCAGCAGGTGGGCGTCGGGCCCCTGCTCTACCTGCCTGAGTGGTTTCTGTGCCTCTTCGCCCGCTCCCTGCCATTCCCCACGGTGCTGCGCATCTGGGATGCTTTCCTCAGCGAGGGTGAGTGGGGCAGCCCCAGTGGCTGGGGTCCAGAGATTTGGGGTGCACTGGGGAGCCCGCTCACTAGCTCTCAGTTTATTCTGCTTGGTAACTGCCACTCCCAGTCTTTTGGGGCCTTGAACCAGGGGGGGTTGGATGTGGCTCTGGAGAAGACAGCCTTGTCCCAGGTGGTGCGTCACCAGTGTAGTGCATCGGAGCCCCCTCCTGTGATGGGGAGTACCACAGGGAGGCCAGCGCTGCCTGGGCCAGGGCTGGGCCAGGGCTGGGCCAGGAGGTTTCTGCTGAAGGTGAAGGGAGCTGGACTGATCCCAGCGCCTGGCATCTGAGCAGCTCAGAGGCGGGCAGGACTGGGACttggctgagggaggaggctcCTCCTGGAGCCCACAGCCGACTGCCGAGCACAGCCGGGCACCAGGCGAGGGTGGCTctggcagcaagaaataccaagtgTTCCAGACCTCAttctggtgggggtggggtggggtgggaagtGACTGTAGCCAAATTAAGGAGATATTTATAGAATGTCATAGTGccatgaagaaaataaaacaaaggatgATGTGTC
Encoded proteins:
- the Tbc1d10c gene encoding carabin — protein: MAQALGEDLVQSSELQDDSSSLGSDSELSGPGPYRQADRYGFIGGSSAEPGPGHPAADLIRQREMKWVEMTSHWEKTMSRRYKKVKMQCRKGIPSALRARCWPLLCGAQVCQKNSPGTYQELAEAPGDPQWMETIGRDLHRQFPLHEMFVSPQGHGQQGLLQVLKAYTLYRPEQGYCQAQGPVAAVLLMYLPPEEAFWCLVQICEVYLPGYYGPHMEAVRLDAEVFMALLRRLLPRVHKHLQQVGVGPLLYLPEWFLCLFARSLPFPTVLRIWDAFLSEGAKVLFRVGLTLVRLALGTAEQRMACPGLLETLGALRAIPPAQLQEEVFMSQVHSVALSERDLQREIRVQLAQLSKSAPEPLPRPQARLPGAQAIFEAQQLAGARGSARPEVPRIVVQPPEETTPPRRKPQTRGKTFHGLLTRTRGPPMEGAPRPHRGSASFLDTRF